A single region of the Changchengzhania lutea genome encodes:
- the cysD gene encoding sulfate adenylyltransferase subunit CysD, with amino-acid sequence MKKDTSHINSLENEAIYIMREVAAQFEKPVLLFSGGKDSITLVRLAVKAFYPAKVPFPLMHIDTGHNFPETIEFRGRLVKELGLELIVRNVQDSIDEGKVKEESGRYASRNMLQTTTLLDAIEEFKFDACIGGARRDEEKARAKERIFSVRDDFGQWDEKNQRPELFDMLNGDIDHGQNVRVFPISNWTELDVWSYIERENIEIPSIYFAHKRKVFLRDGMIWSADDGIVYRDEHEEVLEEMVRFRTVGDMSCTAAVLSEASTITKVVEEIRDSTISERGARIDDKRSEAAMEKRKQQGYF; translated from the coding sequence ATGAAGAAAGACACATCACATATTAATTCGCTAGAAAACGAAGCCATATATATCATGAGGGAAGTGGCCGCACAGTTTGAAAAACCAGTGTTGTTGTTTTCAGGAGGTAAGGATTCCATAACACTGGTGCGATTAGCAGTAAAAGCCTTTTATCCAGCAAAAGTGCCTTTTCCTTTAATGCACATTGATACCGGACATAATTTCCCAGAAACCATAGAATTCAGGGGTCGTTTGGTTAAAGAATTAGGATTGGAATTGATTGTTCGTAACGTGCAAGACTCCATCGATGAAGGTAAAGTGAAGGAAGAATCGGGGCGTTATGCTAGCAGAAATATGTTGCAAACTACCACGCTTTTAGATGCTATTGAAGAATTTAAGTTTGATGCTTGTATTGGTGGTGCGCGTCGTGATGAAGAAAAGGCAAGAGCTAAAGAACGTATTTTTTCTGTTCGTGATGATTTTGGACAATGGGACGAAAAAAATCAGCGTCCAGAATTGTTCGATATGTTAAATGGAGACATTGATCACGGTCAAAACGTGCGGGTGTTCCCCATTTCAAATTGGACAGAATTAGACGTTTGGTCCTATATAGAAAGAGAAAACATCGAGATTCCTTCTATATATTTTGCACATAAGCGTAAGGTGTTCTTAAGAGACGGTATGATTTGGTCTGCAGATGATGGCATTGTTTACAGGGATGAACACGAAGAAGTTCTTGAAGAAATGGTGCGTTTTAGAACTGTAGGCGATATGAGTTGTACAGCTGCAGTGCTTTCTGAGGCATCGACGATTACTAAAGTGGTAGAAGAAATTAGAGATTCCACAATTTCTGAACGTGGCGCACGTATAGACGATAAACGCTCAGAAGCTGCTATGGAAAAACGTAAACAACAAGGGTACTTTTAA
- a CDS encoding sulfate adenylyltransferase subunit 1, producing the protein MEVLKIATAGSVDDGKSTLIGRILYDTKSLTTDKLEAIEKTSKQRGYDYLDFSLATDGLVAEREQGITIDVAHIYFSTKKKSYIIADTPGHVEYTRNMVTGASTSQASIILIDARKGVIEQTNRHFFINNLLRIKDVVVAINKMDLVDYSEETYNKIKADFSELMSKRDYQDQKITFIPVSALKGDNVVNKSDNMPWYKGEALLEHLEQLDKADIFNVGTPRFPVQYVIRPKTEDFHDYRGYAGKVYGGNLSVGDAIVVLPSQTKSKIKAIYFYDEKYETASRRSSVTITLENDINVSRGDMIVKEGDLPTIEKQFTANVCWMDSNQLTAGTKYVVQHGINKVLAKVERIHHKINPDYSGIESDVSGLSVNDIAKVTFKLNKPIFYDQFKNHRTNGSFIIIDPQSNNTVGAGFIQ; encoded by the coding sequence ATGGAAGTATTAAAAATTGCAACAGCAGGAAGTGTAGATGATGGGAAAAGTACCTTAATTGGTCGAATACTTTACGACACAAAATCATTAACTACAGATAAGTTGGAAGCCATTGAAAAAACAAGTAAACAACGTGGTTACGATTACTTAGATTTTTCATTAGCTACAGACGGTTTAGTTGCCGAAAGAGAACAGGGCATCACTATAGATGTGGCACATATCTATTTTTCAACAAAAAAGAAAAGCTACATTATTGCCGATACTCCTGGTCATGTGGAGTATACACGTAACATGGTAACAGGGGCTTCAACATCTCAAGCGTCTATCATTTTAATTGATGCCAGAAAAGGGGTTATTGAACAAACTAATCGTCACTTCTTCATCAATAATTTATTAAGAATTAAAGATGTTGTGGTCGCCATTAATAAAATGGATTTGGTTGATTATTCTGAAGAAACCTATAATAAAATCAAAGCAGATTTTTCTGAGTTGATGAGCAAAAGAGATTATCAAGATCAGAAAATAACATTCATCCCGGTAAGTGCTTTAAAGGGCGATAATGTTGTAAATAAATCTGATAATATGCCTTGGTATAAAGGTGAAGCTTTGTTAGAGCATTTAGAGCAATTAGATAAAGCCGATATTTTTAATGTGGGCACACCGCGTTTTCCTGTGCAATATGTTATTCGTCCTAAAACTGAAGATTTTCACGATTATAGAGGTTATGCAGGAAAAGTGTATGGAGGGAATTTAAGTGTTGGTGACGCTATTGTGGTATTACCATCGCAAACAAAATCGAAGATTAAAGCTATTTATTTCTATGATGAAAAATACGAAACGGCATCAAGACGCTCATCGGTAACCATCACTTTGGAAAATGATATTAATGTAAGTCGTGGCGATATGATTGTTAAAGAAGGCGATTTACCAACTATCGAAAAACAATTTACGGCTAATGTCTGTTGGATGGATTCAAACCAGCTAACTGCTGGCACAAAATACGTTGTGCAACATGGTATAAATAAAGTATTGGCAAAAGTAGAGAGAATTCACCATAAAATAAACCCTGATTATTCTGGTATTGAATCAGATGTGTCTGGTTTAAGTGTTAACGATATTGCCAAGGTAACATTCAAATTAAATAAGCCGATTTTCTACGATCAGTTTAAAAATCATAGAACAAATGGGTCGTTTATAATAATAGATCCACAATCAAATAATACGGTTGGAGCCGGATTCATCCAATAA
- the thrA gene encoding bifunctional aspartate kinase/homoserine dehydrogenase I, with amino-acid sequence MKESLSHITISNFITENKAIHPEIKLSYQVFGKALGTAPIVLVNHALTGNSNVAGKAGWWSDLIGDDKVIDTKLYSVLAFNIPGNGYDGFIIENYKDFVARDIAKLFLIGLEELRIEKLFAVIGGSLGGGIAWEMAVLNPNFTEHLIAVATDWKSTDWLIANCQIQEQFLLNSKNPVHDARMHAMLCYRTPASFKERFQRSKNEDLEIFNVESWLLHHGNKLQERFQLSAYKLMNQLLKTIDVTKNRKNDFNVLENIKANIHIVGVDSDLFFTAEENRQTHKQLAVTNPNVTYNEINSVHGHDAFLIEYEQLEKIIEGIFVPNSKKRKMKVLKFGGKSLANGDGLNKVLTIIENKVNDGEKITVVVSARGNATDDLEAILNKTLKDEDYKESLQVFKAYQKEPLKTIDFSEEFSILDKLFEGVSLLRDYSQKTKDDILAQGELLSVKLLSGLLNERGIKAKATDSRQLLKTDNTFGNAQLISQVSKDNVRNYFKQNTDAVNIVTGFIASNSKGETTTLGRNGSNYSAALLANYLDAEELQNYTHVNGIYTANPDLVADAQKIRELSFSEANELANFGTTVLHAKTIIPLVEKNISLRILNTFNPEDEGTLITAKPSSKEVTSLSVLDHVALLNLEGRGLLGKIGVDARIFRALSDHGISVSIISQGSSERGIGLIIDAEKATQAVIALEREFENDFYSQDVNKIEVVDDVSVISIIGIELSSFHKPFNALIKNQITPLLFNNTVTGRNVSLVVKKDQLHKAVNVIHGEVFGISKKINIAIFGHGGVGGALINQILKSKYEIEKRKGINLNVFAIANSKKLILNKKGVNENWQEDIKSTLQESSIESIIAFAKSHHLENLIAVDNTASSEFYQNYVPLVEAGFDLVSSNKIANTISHNFYTNLRVQLKEHNKDYLYETTVGAGLPLIDTIKLLHESGENITRIRGVFSGTLSYLFNNFSVQDKPFSDIIQETIDKGFTEPDPREDFSGNDVARKLLILARELDLQNEFEDVTVQNLIPEAYQDISVESFLSQLDVLDDEFQKIKDNQEEGYVLRYVGDLSGDLSQDKGNLEVKLVSISEDSTLGHVKGSDAIFEIFTESYGEQPIVIQGAGAGAAVTARGVFGDILRLSKHIN; translated from the coding sequence TTGAAAGAATCGCTATCACATATCACCATTTCAAACTTTATTACCGAAAATAAAGCGATACATCCTGAAATTAAATTAAGTTATCAAGTATTCGGGAAGGCTTTAGGTACAGCACCAATAGTTTTGGTAAATCATGCCCTAACAGGGAATAGTAATGTAGCTGGAAAAGCGGGTTGGTGGTCAGACCTTATTGGCGATGATAAAGTCATTGATACTAAATTGTATTCTGTTTTGGCATTTAATATTCCTGGAAATGGGTATGATGGTTTTATAATTGAAAACTATAAAGATTTTGTAGCACGAGACATTGCAAAACTGTTTTTAATTGGATTAGAAGAATTAAGAATTGAAAAATTATTTGCTGTTATTGGCGGGTCGCTAGGCGGCGGAATTGCTTGGGAAATGGCCGTTTTAAATCCCAATTTTACTGAGCATTTAATTGCGGTAGCAACCGATTGGAAATCTACGGATTGGCTCATTGCCAATTGCCAGATTCAAGAGCAATTCCTTTTAAATTCTAAAAATCCTGTGCACGATGCGAGAATGCACGCCATGTTATGTTACCGTACACCAGCATCGTTTAAAGAGCGTTTTCAGCGTTCAAAAAATGAAGATTTAGAAATTTTTAATGTTGAAAGTTGGTTGCTACACCACGGGAATAAATTGCAAGAGCGTTTTCAGTTGTCTGCTTATAAGTTAATGAATCAATTACTTAAAACGATTGATGTCACAAAAAACAGAAAAAACGATTTTAATGTTTTAGAAAACATAAAAGCTAATATTCATATTGTTGGTGTTGATTCTGATTTGTTTTTCACAGCCGAAGAAAACAGGCAAACCCATAAACAGCTGGCAGTTACGAATCCTAATGTTACTTATAATGAAATCAATTCTGTACATGGTCACGATGCGTTTTTGATAGAATATGAACAATTAGAAAAAATTATAGAAGGCATTTTTGTGCCAAATTCGAAAAAAAGAAAGATGAAAGTATTAAAGTTTGGGGGAAAATCTTTAGCAAACGGAGACGGATTAAATAAAGTGCTTACCATCATTGAAAATAAAGTAAATGATGGCGAAAAAATTACCGTAGTAGTATCGGCGAGAGGTAACGCAACAGACGATTTAGAAGCTATTTTAAATAAAACTTTAAAAGATGAAGATTATAAAGAATCATTGCAAGTCTTTAAAGCATATCAAAAAGAACCTTTAAAAACGATTGATTTTTCAGAAGAATTTTCAATCCTCGATAAATTGTTTGAAGGGGTGAGTTTATTACGTGATTATAGCCAAAAAACGAAAGACGACATTTTAGCGCAAGGCGAATTGCTGTCTGTAAAATTATTATCAGGGCTGTTAAATGAAAGAGGGATTAAAGCTAAGGCTACCGATTCTAGACAATTACTTAAAACAGATAACACCTTTGGTAATGCACAATTAATTTCACAAGTATCAAAAGATAATGTGCGCAACTATTTTAAACAAAATACCGATGCAGTAAATATTGTAACAGGTTTTATTGCTTCAAATTCTAAAGGAGAGACCACTACTTTAGGTCGAAACGGGAGTAATTACTCAGCAGCTTTATTAGCAAATTATTTAGATGCCGAAGAGCTGCAAAACTACACACACGTAAATGGTATTTATACGGCAAATCCAGATTTGGTTGCCGATGCCCAGAAAATTAGGGAACTGTCATTTAGTGAAGCAAACGAACTGGCAAACTTTGGAACCACTGTTTTACACGCTAAAACCATAATTCCGTTAGTAGAGAAAAATATCAGTCTTCGAATTTTAAACACTTTTAATCCAGAAGACGAAGGCACTTTAATTACTGCCAAACCGAGTTCTAAGGAAGTCACATCGCTATCGGTTTTAGATCATGTGGCCTTATTGAATTTAGAAGGCCGCGGATTATTAGGTAAAATAGGAGTAGATGCTAGGATTTTTAGAGCCTTGAGCGACCATGGTATTAGTGTGAGTATTATTTCTCAAGGCTCTTCAGAAAGAGGCATTGGATTAATTATTGATGCAGAAAAAGCAACCCAAGCAGTCATTGCCTTGGAACGCGAATTTGAAAACGATTTTTACTCGCAAGATGTAAATAAAATAGAAGTGGTTGATGATGTTTCGGTCATTTCCATAATCGGAATCGAGCTGAGTTCTTTTCATAAACCGTTTAACGCCTTAATTAAAAATCAAATTACACCCTTGCTATTCAATAATACGGTTACAGGTAGAAATGTGAGTTTGGTGGTTAAAAAAGATCAATTGCATAAAGCGGTTAACGTTATACATGGCGAAGTTTTCGGGATTTCAAAAAAGATAAATATTGCTATTTTCGGTCACGGTGGTGTTGGTGGGGCATTGATCAATCAGATTTTAAAATCTAAATATGAGATTGAAAAACGAAAAGGCATTAACCTAAATGTATTCGCCATTGCCAATTCAAAAAAACTCATTTTAAATAAAAAAGGAGTTAATGAAAATTGGCAAGAGGATATAAAATCAACTTTACAAGAAAGTTCGATCGAATCTATTATAGCATTTGCAAAATCACATCATTTAGAAAATTTAATTGCGGTTGATAATACAGCGAGTTCCGAGTTTTACCAAAATTATGTACCGTTAGTTGAAGCTGGTTTCGATTTGGTGTCATCAAACAAAATAGCGAATACCATTTCACACAATTTTTACACAAATTTAAGAGTTCAGCTAAAAGAACACAATAAGGATTATTTATACGAAACAACTGTTGGTGCAGGTTTACCGTTAATAGATACGATTAAATTGTTACATGAGTCTGGAGAAAATATCACCAGAATTAGGGGTGTGTTTTCAGGGACGTTGAGTTATTTATTTAATAACTTTTCTGTTCAAGACAAACCGTTTAGCGACATTATTCAAGAAACCATTGATAAAGGGTTTACAGAGCCAGATCCGAGAGAAGATTTTTCGGGAAATGATGTGGCGAGAAAACTATTAATTTTGGCAAGAGAGTTAGATTTGCAAAACGAATTTGAAGATGTTACCGTCCAAAATTTAATACCAGAGGCGTATCAAGATATTTCGGTTGAATCATTTTTAAGTCAGTTGGATGTTCTTGACGATGAATTTCAAAAGATAAAAGATAATCAGGAGGAAGGATACGTGTTACGATATGTTGGCGATCTGTCGGGTGATTTATCACAAGATAAAGGGAATTTGGAAGTAAAATTGGTATCTATTTCAGAAGATAGTACTTTGGGACATGTTAAAGGTTCTGATGCTATTTTCGAAATTTTCACAGAATCTTACGGGGAGCAACCTATAGTCATTCAAGGCGCAGGTGCAGGCGCAGCAGTTACAGCACGAGGCGTTTTTGGAGATATTTTAAGGTTGTCAAAACATATAAATTAA
- a CDS encoding phosphoadenosine phosphosulfate reductase domain-containing protein — translation MIDQNQIDKSNTLFKDENPSAIIKKALELSQEAVVTTNFRPYEAVILHAVKTVKVSIPVVWCDTGYNTPQTYKHAEQVIKNLKLNVFLYVPKQTSAHRDVVMGIPSVDAPEHALFTEQVKLEPFKRAMEEHKPKVWFTNLRQGQTAFRDSIGIFSLSKDGILKVSPFYYWSDEKLDTYLGDNNLPNEFKYFDPTKALENRECGLHA, via the coding sequence ATGATCGATCAAAATCAAATAGATAAATCAAATACGCTTTTTAAAGACGAAAATCCTTCGGCGATCATCAAGAAGGCTTTAGAGCTTAGTCAAGAAGCCGTTGTAACAACAAATTTTAGACCCTACGAAGCAGTAATTTTGCATGCCGTAAAAACTGTTAAAGTAAGCATCCCCGTGGTTTGGTGCGATACAGGTTATAATACTCCACAAACCTATAAACACGCAGAACAAGTTATTAAAAATTTAAAATTAAATGTGTTTTTATATGTACCAAAACAAACATCGGCGCACCGCGATGTGGTGATGGGAATTCCAAGCGTGGATGCCCCAGAACATGCTTTATTTACAGAGCAAGTCAAGTTAGAGCCTTTCAAAAGAGCGATGGAAGAGCATAAGCCTAAAGTTTGGTTTACAAACTTGCGCCAAGGGCAAACAGCCTTTAGAGACAGTATCGGAATTTTTAGTCTAAGTAAAGATGGTATTTTGAAAGTCAGCCCATTTTACTATTGGTCAGACGAAAAATTAGACACTTATTTAGGCGACAATAACTTACCCAATGAGTTTAAATATTTCGACCCCACAAAGGCTTTAGAAAACAGAGAGTGTGGCTTGCATGCATAA
- a CDS encoding RrF2 family transcriptional regulator, whose protein sequence is MLSKRTKYGLKALTYIARSDREKPVQVGEIAKSENIPQKFLEGILLTLRKSGILGSKKGKHGGYYLRHEPSEIKMTDVMRVLEGPIAMVPCVSLNFYEKCDDCPDEHKCSVHKLMIQVRDNTLKVLRNNTLADLCCQKE, encoded by the coding sequence ATGCTATCTAAACGAACAAAATACGGACTAAAAGCGCTCACCTATATTGCTAGAAGTGACCGTGAAAAACCTGTGCAAGTTGGTGAAATTGCTAAAAGCGAAAACATACCTCAAAAATTTTTAGAAGGCATTCTTCTTACCTTGAGGAAGTCTGGAATTTTAGGTTCTAAAAAAGGAAAGCACGGTGGCTATTATCTTCGACACGAGCCATCTGAAATAAAAATGACCGATGTTATGCGCGTGCTTGAGGGTCCCATTGCTATGGTGCCCTGTGTAAGTTTGAATTTTTACGAAAAGTGCGATGATTGTCCAGACGAGCACAAATGTAGTGTCCATAAACTCATGATTCAAGTGAGGGATAATACATTGAAGGTGCTTAGGAATAATACATTAGCAGATCTGTGTTGCCAAAAGGAATAA
- a CDS encoding trans-sulfuration enzyme family protein gives MSKNKKKFETEAIRTQLKRTEFLEHTSPLYLTSSFVFEDTEDMRASFSEEKERNIYSRFTNPNTTEFVDKICKMEGAESGYAFATGMAAVFSTFAALLNSGDHIVSARSVFGSTHTLFTKYLPKWNIETSYFNINEPKTIESFITPKTKILYAESPTNPAIDIIDLELLGNIAKKHNLILIIDNCFATPYLQQPIKFGAHLVIHSATKLIDGQGRVLGGVTVGDADLIREIYLFARNTGPALSPFNAWTLSKSLETLAVRVDKHCENALKVAEFLEAHTQVNWVKYPFLKSHPQYKVAKKQMKLGGNIVAFEVKGGIEAGREFLNAIKMCSLSANLGDTRSIVTHPASTTHSKLSAEDRLQVSITDGLVRISVGLEHVDDIISDLKQALG, from the coding sequence ATGAGCAAGAATAAAAAGAAATTCGAAACCGAAGCCATTCGTACACAATTAAAGCGTACCGAATTTCTAGAACATACAAGTCCGTTATACTTAACATCCAGTTTTGTTTTTGAGGATACTGAAGATATGCGTGCTTCTTTCTCAGAAGAAAAAGAACGTAATATATATAGCCGATTTACAAACCCGAATACTACGGAGTTTGTAGATAAAATTTGCAAGATGGAAGGTGCTGAAAGCGGTTATGCTTTTGCAACGGGAATGGCTGCTGTATTTTCAACATTTGCCGCCTTGTTAAATAGTGGCGATCATATTGTTTCGGCCCGTTCGGTATTTGGTTCTACGCATACACTTTTTACTAAGTATTTGCCAAAATGGAATATTGAAACCAGTTATTTCAATATTAACGAACCCAAAACCATTGAAAGTTTCATCACTCCAAAAACAAAGATTTTATATGCAGAATCGCCTACAAATCCTGCTATCGATATTATCGATTTAGAGTTGTTAGGAAACATTGCCAAAAAACACAATTTAATATTAATAATTGATAACTGTTTTGCAACACCATATTTACAGCAACCTATAAAGTTTGGGGCACATCTGGTTATTCATTCGGCGACTAAACTCATTGATGGACAAGGCCGTGTTTTGGGCGGCGTCACTGTTGGGGATGCAGATTTAATTCGGGAAATTTATTTGTTTGCCAGAAATACAGGGCCTGCCTTATCGCCTTTTAATGCATGGACACTTTCGAAAAGTTTAGAAACATTGGCGGTAAGGGTTGATAAGCATTGTGAAAACGCACTTAAAGTAGCGGAATTTTTAGAAGCACACACTCAAGTAAATTGGGTAAAATACCCCTTTTTAAAATCGCACCCGCAATATAAAGTCGCAAAAAAGCAAATGAAATTGGGTGGCAATATTGTGGCGTTTGAAGTAAAAGGCGGTATTGAAGCCGGACGTGAATTTTTGAATGCCATAAAAATGTGTTCGCTATCTGCTAATTTGGGAGATACCAGAAGTATCGTCACGCATCCAGCATCAACCACACATAGTAAATTATCAGCAGAAGATCGATTACAGGTGAGTATTACGGATGGATTGGTTAGAATTTCAGTGGGCTTGGAGCATGTAGATGATATTATAAGTGATTTGAAGCAGGCTTTGGGGTAA
- a CDS encoding DUF2061 domain-containing protein: MIIDSVLSRQVKAGKSVDESKQSEEKIKRSLAKTISWRVIGTLDTLLLSWLITGEATLAFTIASVEFASKMVLYFFHERAWNNIKWGK, from the coding sequence ATGATAATTGACAGCGTATTAAGCAGACAAGTAAAGGCAGGAAAATCGGTAGATGAGTCAAAACAATCAGAAGAAAAAATAAAGCGGAGTTTGGCTAAAACCATTAGTTGGAGGGTCATAGGAACACTGGATACGCTCCTTTTATCTTGGCTTATAACCGGAGAAGCTACTTTGGCTTTCACTATAGCATCCGTAGAATTTGCATCCAAAATGGTATTGTATTTCTTTCACGAACGCGCATGGAATAATATAAAATGGGGAAAGTAA